A single region of the Changchengzhania lutea genome encodes:
- the greA gene encoding transcription elongation factor GreA, with protein MSKVSYYTPEGLKKLRDELKQLKDIERVKASRAIAEARDKGDLSENAEYDAAKEAQGMLEMRIAKLEDALAGARIIDESQMDSSKILVLSKVKIKNQTNGMEMNYTLVADGEADLASGKISVNSPIGKGLLGKSVGDVAEIQVPNGVMKFDIIEISR; from the coding sequence ATGAGTAAAGTATCATACTATACACCTGAAGGATTAAAAAAGCTAAGAGACGAACTAAAACAGTTAAAGGATATTGAACGTGTAAAAGCCTCAAGAGCTATTGCCGAGGCAAGGGACAAAGGCGATTTAAGTGAAAATGCAGAATACGATGCCGCAAAGGAAGCGCAAGGCATGTTAGAAATGCGGATTGCTAAACTGGAAGATGCTTTGGCTGGCGCACGTATTATTGACGAATCTCAAATGGATAGCTCTAAAATATTAGTGCTTTCTAAGGTAAAAATAAAAAATCAAACCAATGGTATGGAAATGAATTATACCTTGGTTGCAGATGGTGAAGCAGATTTGGCCTCAGGGAAGATTTCAGTAAACTCGCCTATTGGTAAGGGTTTATTAGGAAAGTCTGTAGGAGACGTTGCAGAGATTCAAGTCCCTAATGGTGTTATGAAATTTGACATCATAGAAATATCAAGATAA